In Pyrus communis chromosome 15, drPyrComm1.1, whole genome shotgun sequence, the genomic stretch ctatgctccagttgcaagacttgacacggtaagattactAATCTCTCTTTCCGCTcagcataaatggaaaatttatcaattagatgtcaagtcagccttccttaatggagttcttgaggaagaagtgtacgtggaacaaccagaaggcttccaagtacaaggaaaagaagataaggtgtatcgtttgaagaaagctttgtatggcctcaagcaagcaccacgagcttggaactcaaggattgacaactaccttcaccaaaatggatttcagaaaggtccatacgagcattcagtttacatgaagaacggtgaaaaaggggagttcttaattatttgtctctatgtagatgacttgttgtttacaggaaacaatgaagcaatgttctatgagttcaagcaatccatgttcagtgaattcgagatgactgacaatggattaatgtcatactttcttggcatagaggtgaagcaagaaagtgacggtatctacatctctcaacaaaagtacatgagagatatattggagaaattcaatatggacaagtgcaatattgtcaacactctagttgcaactggattgaagctgtccaaggaaggagaaggtgagtttgtaaactcaaccgtgtacaaaagcttggttggaagcctaaggtaccttacaatcacaagacctgatatagtttatggtgttggactcgtgagtcgatacatggaaacaccaaaggagtctcattggctggccgccaagagaattttgaggtacataagaggtactctaaactatggtctattttataattttggtgaagatgcaaaattatttggttattcagatagtgattggggaggtgaccaagatgaaaggaaaagcacaattggctatgtgttttttctaggatcaacagctttctcatggacttcaaagaagcaatcaattgttgctttgtcatcatgtgaaaccgagtatgttgctgtagcctcaaccgtatgtgaggcaatttggttaagaaatctgttgaagtcagtgtgtcatccacaagtggaatcgactgtgattcatgtgGATAACGTGTCTGTAATCAAACTTGCAAataatcctgttcaacatggaaggagcaagcacattgataccaggttccattttctaagggaccatgtgaagcaaaagacaattgagctTGTCTATTGTCACACAAAGGAACAAGTGGCTGACATCTTCACTAAGCCACTACCAGTTGAATCATTCCGGTTattgcgtgaaatgctaggcatgaaggcattttgatttgagggggcgtgttggaaattcaaataaaaacaggctgtaaaaggttgcttctagctgttagtttctttacaggttgtatccacacatgctgcaactataaagactaaagtttcctccatgtgctagctgaaatggtgatgaaagacagcaagtgtgctgccatgtgatgtgctagcaggaagacagcagtgtgctgctgtgtattagccgaaagagtgttgattgcaagctggaaagatagttgcatatgtgtgctagactgtccaaagttcttgcatgtgttttaaagggtgtaaagatgttaaacaccccattcattgcatgtgttgttgcattgtttatcaatttctgttttgtataaataggccatcttgctaagctttATAGCATCCTatccaaatcccatttccattctcattttcagcttgtaagctttaagagttgtaaactcttctaatatttcaaagtgtttgttatcaccaagcttgctacttctttcatatatcaaagtccaagtgttttaccaaagcttgttgcttccctcctttctctatttctttgtccaattttattgagagtgaaagtgagaggtgtgatagagtttgtaaacttatcacccacatattttggtattgagttagtaaactcttgTGAATACCAACAGGGTTTCACCAGTAAAACAAATGCTGTTTCCATAGGCAAGTTATGCACTGGGTAAAGAAAGGCTGAGAGTACTGTGTAGGGAAGTGCAAGTCTCTTTCATTTGGTGGAGTACTTAGTTCCTTGATCAAAGCCTCGTTTTTACTAAACATTCAACCCATAATGTTAGTGGCTTAAACAGAATCTTAGTACTAATAAACATGGTTACTTTTCGTATTTTCCTTTCCAACTCAACCTAATAAAatatcggaactccgaagtgtAAGAGTTTAACAAAACTCTAGTTCATATCAAAGTCTTCAGAAGGAGATTCGCAGCAGCTAATTTGTTATTGACAATTGTCAAGTACATAAGGAAGTGAAACTATGAATGTTCTTGcaggaaaaaaataatcatCCTAACTGATATATATAAACTGACTACTCTGAGATTTGTTTCTATGGTGATTTTGGATTGGATCACATAACCCTTAAATCTAATCAATTATCCAAACTAGGTGAATCGCGATaattcttatttttgttttcctagATATCGTACCCCTATGTATCTGAGTTCCTGTATATGTCAGCGAAATTAACTCCAAGAGCTGCTTCTTGTCCTGCAGAAGTAACCCCCAACATCCAAGTTGCAGGAGTTTTGGAAATTTCCTTGATGAAATATAACTCATTTATGTTAGCAGTTGAGCAGAATGTATTGCAGATAGTATAGAATTTCATGTACTTGTAACCCTATCTAACCTCAAAGTAGTTGATCTAGGGGGAACAATGGTGGCCTAGATCCAACATAAATTTCTCCGCCTCCTTGTTTCAAAAGAACAGCTGCAAGAATGTTATTAGTTCTTGTAACATTAAGTAGCATAGTCAAATTGTGTAACCTAAAGCATAAAAAAGGTAATGCCAACAGTGACGTCGTCTTTCAGAGCCCGGGGGTCTAAAAGCAGTGTCTTTCTGCAGAAATCAGACTAGAAATTTGAGAACTCTATGTTAAATATTTGCATCAGTAATATTGCCTAATTGATTACCTTCTTGGCTTGATAATTCCACTAACATCATTGAGGATTGGCAATTGTTGCTTTCGACTCGGAAGAATATGGACGTAATTCAAGAacaatttgagagagagaaagtaaaaCGTGATGTACAAAAGAAATTTTAAGCTACATATAAACTGTTACTGCACAAATTTGTGAAAGATGAAGTGCCTCTAATGTACccagtttttggtttgtttgattcAAAAGATGAATTACCTCTGACATATTAATGGAGAAGTTGAACATTGTAGGCAATGCCTTACCACCaacataagctcttctttaacATTTAAATGCTCGAACCGCACTTCAGTCATTGGATATTCAAGAGCGGAGTCAAGAATTTTTTATTGGGTGggctaattttatttatttatttttaatgcatAAGTTAACTTCTATAAGGAAACTCTAATGAATGACCAAACAAGATATTATTGTTGTTCAATTAAttagaaaaacaaatattttaatattttattatttggacaaaaaaaaaaaaaaagaagaataagtCACTCAGTATCACagtttggtggtattcctcttcacttggaagtgagaggtcttgggttcgaatgtcatggatggcgaattcgataccaaattaggttgctcattgtgttgcttagccgaactctcctctattcttagtgtaaaaatatcgatgaactaaaaaaaaagaaaaaaaaaaaaattggactcCACTAGATCAAGGAAGTTTGTTGTATTATTAATGGCATTGGCATTGAGCTTTTCAATGTGAACATGGGTGGACTAGCGGTGGCTAAACTAAAAACTTATATGAGGTAAAATGAATTGGGCGTTTCTAAGTGCAGACCTTGCGTGCGAACTGGAATTTAACGGTCGTGATCTGACGAGCTCACGCCTAAAATCGAATTGTTGTGACTGCaattcaaaactttttttttttttttttttattcattgcGGCGAAAGGGGGAGGTGAGAGAGGTTCTTCACGcgtccaagaaggaaagaatGACAGAAAGAGGGAGGTAGTGTGAGGAATCGATTTCAGGTGGACTGAATCTTTGTTTCGATTGTGACCCGGTAGTTCTATacctttaatttcttttttttcactgGGTACGTTTTgttggagagagagggagaaattaGGGTTGTTTTCGCAGGGAAAGAGTGGCACAAAGAGGGAGCCAATGAATGGTGGAAGTGTTTGATTTTAGGTGGATACCGTGGATTGAAGCTAAATTTCGATTGCGACCCGTAAACCTgtaaaattgaaattcaaataCAACCCACCAAGCTTTCCCGCACTTTCATGCAAATTAAAATTGCATATCGTGGATTTTTATAGCTGAACCAGCTGATACATTAAATGAAATGGCTCTCAGGGTCTATGATCAGACATACATGACCAAACATTTGTGTGTGTCTTACCAGACATGTCTTTCCCTTCAGAAGGAACGGGAGTTTAATACACATTTATTTTATATGAACTTCAAAAAGTATATCCTGTGCATAGTCCAACATTTCATAAAATACTTGGTTTTTACACAGTTACACTTAGTAATCTCTCTTACATAAATCATAGTTTAATATGcatacatcattttttttttgtgtatttattttttacaagtAATTTTTGAACATATGTCAAACTGTAATTTGTAcgtgaaaagaaaattgtaatttttagtGTGCCAATTGAATATGTTAAACTGTGATTATACTTGAGAATTATGACAAAAAACTGTAATTAATTTGTATGTAGAAAAGACATTGGAGCAAAAAAACCAATCTCTCTTTATGTACCACAAATCGCAGatttaaaagtaaaatattttaGGGGCAAAACGAAAAGAAACGGCTTCAGATCTGCAGCTGCATGATTTTCCCTACACAAGAAACAAATATCAATCACTTAGTTAAAAGGTAAAACTACAGGGTTGTTTATTCAATTAAACGTGCCGGTTCCATACGTGCaatgaacaaattaatttgATTCTTATTTAATCGTGATATGAACCTGTTGCTTATTGCTTAATATCCCAGCTAGCAAGatttaatcaatttctaatAATGAATGAGACTGTGAGAGTTCCATTGAATTATAAATTGCAATAAAATAGCAAAAGCAAGATTAATCATTatatttcctcttctttttttgtttcaatttgatTATGTCATCGCTAAGCACGAGCTACAATGTCAACCCTTTTTTAATAAGCTCCGGGCAGACAGATATTTTGTCTTGCTTGCTAGCTGGTCGGCCTTccataaaaaaagaaataaaaataaaaataaaaataaaaagctttGAGAACGTGATCTAATGCGAGATCAGAGACACGGATAAGTTGTCAttcttattatttaaaaaacaataatCAACTTGAGCATTATATTCTCAATGTGCGTTCAAGTGGTGAATTTTCTAAATTGAAAGGAATTGGTAGTCTTGCAAAAAAATAATGGAGACAGGGAGAAATATAGTATATAATCATGTGTAATTGTTATCACATTAGCTTTGATTCTACTAATTGCCACTACTTTAGTCGAGTGAGTCTTTTTTCACTCTGAATATTGTGAAAAGTAAATTACATAACCAAATATGAGACCAATGGTTGATTGATTGCATGGTGGTTTATATTGAGAGCAATGTTTTTTCTTCCATTAATAATGAAGTTATAATGCAGcattttcaaaatatgaaaacgcATCGTGGACAATTATAAAttgtattgttattttttttttataaattatgaatAATAGAACTACAATTTCATTTTAAGGTTATTATATGTCTAAGAAATGTTTATGAACTTTATTGTGACCttccaaattatttttttggatcTGTCAGTGATATTAGATGCATGAATTTTTTTCACCTTAGCTGGGGGAAAGATCAAGTCTCAAGAGGCTCTCAGAGTCTCAACCATTGACTTTGAACCAAAAGTTCGTACGTGCAATCATTTTCATCTTAGCTAGGGGGAAAGATGAAGAGGCTCTCAGAGTCTCAACCATTGACTTTCAACCAAAAGTTCATATGTCTAATAACCATTCAAGTTAGCACATATGCTTGGACCcggcttctctgccctcccacttcccatACATTCTtatcccctcctattttgtgcggtcacagTTACGCCACGTCagtattttatattgatttttttttatagagataataaaacaaaaatcaatagtaatataaaatattgacgtggtttaaccgtgaccacacaaataggaggggatgaaagTGTAtgagaagtgggagggcagagaagccgGGTCCAAACATATGTGCTAACTTGATTTGTGATTAAACATATGAACTTTTGGTTGAAAGTCAATGGTTGAGACTCTGAGAGCCTCTTGATCTTTTCCCCTAGCTAAGATGAAAATGATTGCACATACGAACTTTTGGTTCAAAGTCAATGGTTGAGACTCTGAGAGCCTCTTGAGACTTGATCTTTCCCCTAGCTAAGGTGAAAAAAATTCATGCTAAGTCaatggattaaaaaatttaggttttaaccaaaataataaaaatgtgttataagtgaatagtactataaatgactttttataataaaaatgtctttaacgttaaaagtgaacagtatcaggagtgtttcgttaaaactcctttaTTACTTATTAAAATCCCATTCTAAATCTTCTTGAATTAAACTTACCATTCATCATCCATCATTGTTGTTGAGAATAGGAATTTATATTGGGAAAGAAGAGACTTTGTATGAGTTTATAAGTAGTTGGTACTTTTCACATTATCAATTGCttttatgatgaaacctcaAATTTCTTCATCTATCAGAGCATGTTATCCCAAATGTGAAGCCTAATGGCCACACGTGCTTTATGTCACCTGATTTGTGTTGTTCACGagttagacttgaaaatttgtcacacATAAGAGAGCGTGTTGAGCGTATGAATCCTATATCAGAAAAAAGAATAAACCTTATATGGGAAATACTTGAGCTACTCCACATATTGCCGATGTTAATTTTAAAgttgaacctcaactttcttcaattaTCAATTTTGTCTTTTAAATTCACATGACTGACAACATAATTAAAATCTTATTCATCCGTAATAGACCAAAACGGGTACGAAACAGTCTTTTTAAGGACAATGGGATGGTGATTCCACACTTTCGTTTTCTCTTTCTGCAgtcctccattttttttccccttGACACTCCTTTAATTTGTTCAATCTAGAGGAAAGCATAGAGAGAAAAGAAGAGTGCAAAAATTACTACTCCTAATTTACACATAGGTGAGATACAAGACCCTATTGGGCCCAAAGACATTTATTAAACAgaaacgaaatttacatgttgAATTAAAATGCAATTACAAAATTCAGATCAAATTCCATACATATGGAGTCGGCTTTGGCATACCCTATAACATGTATATTATGCATACTTACAAATATCTTGGAATTCCGTAAAAACCAAGGACATGTTATTGgctttttatgttttcttcAGAATCTCTCATCTCTTTTGGAAATTAAATGCCTTGATTGAGAAGGCAAAAGTGAACCCAAAGAGCACACAAATGCCAACGTGCACAGCTGcaattacacccaaaaggtCCCGTCTATACCCAAAGTAATTCCTCACAAAGTGTTCCACACTTTCACCTGAATCAAATTTGTCTTTTATGTCTCCAAACTGCGAAGTAATCAATCCGTATAACGTGTATGAGACCGGGCAAATCCAGTAGTACCATCTCCACCAAATTGGCATTCTCTGTGATAGAAACAAATTTAGTACATTGTAAGTAATGGTTCATCGTGATACAAGGAAGTTTCTTAAACTCAAACCAGACATACATAAGAGCTATAGGAACTTACCGTTCTTGGAACGATGAATCCTGAGAAGAGATTCCATATTGCATAGAAGGCAGAGGCGACTATGGCACCAATGTTATGATTGGGAGTCACGGCTACGGTCATCATACCATAGAACGTGAAGTATAAGAAAGTGAAGTACATGAAGAAGATGTACCAAAGGAACTTGCTGACTGTCCACTCAAATCCGATCATTGTGTATACAATAACTCCATATATGATTGTCTGAACAAAAATATACGGGAGCTCAATCACTACCTGCAAATCATAGGAATTTGGTGAGATCCATACCATCATGGCCGAATTCaacaaaaactaataaaattcaTGTTTATACAACTTCAAGGGTAAGAGTAACCAAGTAGACTGAAACATGCTTCAATAATTTGTTCTTTTTGAAATTCTGAACATTTCAATAAAGAAGAATCACAGTTTGATTGGATCATCTACCCTTTAGAAAGGCAACCTTAATGAGAGAAATACCTGTCCAAAGGCATACGGCAATGCCGAGTACATTCCAGCTGCCCTTTCTCTGTAAAAGACTGTCCTCTCAATAGCCACAACCGGCTGTACTGATGAGGAATTTTGATACCCAATGAAGAGAACAGCAGCATAAATGGAACCCATTGCATTGAAAAGATCTTGTTGGTTTCTCCTGCATTTTCAATAATTATTGTCAAATTAAGGACTAAAGTTTCCATTTTCACACTGTTTTGTTGTATGTTTTAAACTTGGGGTGCCATTTACCTTTTCGAGCCCAGATCCCAGAATATTGTCCCAAACATTAAAGCTATGAAAATTGTGAACAAGAGTCTCACTGCACTGTATGGCGGGTTTCGCCAGTATGATAAATGTTGTTTCCATAGACAGGCCATGCACTGGCTGAAGAAAGACTGAGAGTACTGAGTAGGGAAGTACAAGTCTTTTGAACCAGCTGGAGGAGTACTTAGCTCCTTGATCATGGCCTTGTTTCTCCTGAACCATTCAAGATGTTATTAGTAGTTACAAAACCAAATGTGCTAAAATTCAACTAGAAAATTCTTCAACTTCCAGGTTTTAGGGGCATTTAGAATTAGAATTAGAAACTTCAGCGGAACCCTACCTGTATAGTTCTGAGTTCCTGTATATATCCGTGAAGTTGACACCAAGAACTGCTTCTTGTGCTGCTGCAGTAATCTCCAACATCCAAGTTGCAGGATTGTAACCATCCTTAATTTTAGGAACTCCATCAATATcctttgttaaaacaaaaaccaTGTCAGTAAATACAATTAGGTATGACAACGTTTGAGAGAGTGCGAATTCGTAAACATGTTAAACAGATATTGGAAACATGCTTTTATAAGCCTTACCTCAAAGTACTTGATCAAATGTGCAGAATGACGGCCTAAAGGACCAACATATATTTCTTCACCTCCCCTTTTCAAAAGAAACAGCTGCAGTGCGAGATTGAATTGATCAGTTATGGTAATATTAAGTAgcacattcattttttttttaattctaaagCATAAAGAGTGTCTTGCCTCATCGAAAGAATCAAATATGTCAATGCTTGGCTGATGGATGGTGCAGACTACAGTTCGCCCAGTGTCCACTGTATTCCTCACTGTTCTCATTACAATTGCAGCTGCCCTGGCATCAAGGCCAGAGGTTGGCTCGTCCATGAATATTATGGATGGATTGGCAACAAGCTCTACTGCAATCGTTAGCCTCTTACGCTGCTCAGTTGAGAGACCATTCACTCCAGGCAATCCAACAAGCGCTTCTCTTATGGAGGTCAGTTCCACAAGATCCATGACTTCCTCAATAAACATCTGCAAAATTTTTAGTCAACAACTTGACTAAACAGACCACACTAAATTGACAAATATGCGACCTTACTGTCATATGCTTTACCTTTCTGGTAGTGGAATCAACCTCAGGAGGCAACCGGAGGGATGCAGAGTAAACCAAAGACTCATAAACTGTTACATGAGGAGAGTGTATGTCGGTTTGCTCACAATATCCTGATATGCGAGCAAATGTTTCTTGCTTTTTAGGATACCCAGATATTGTGATGTTTCCTTCAATAAATCCACCCGTTTTCCTCCCTGCCAACACATCCATTAGAGTAGTCTTTCCAGCGCCACTAATACCCATCAGAGCTGTTAAGACTCCTGGCCTAAAAGCACCGGTCACACCCTTCAGAAGTGGTAGCCGATCCTCAGTTACCCCTTGCTTTTTCATTTCCTGAAGCCATGTTATAAATTTGAGGTTAAAGATGTATTCAGTGCTACTTGTAGAGAAGTAAAGAGAAGCATTGTTGCCTGAATCTCAAACCGAATTCGTGaataaccaaaacaaaatggGAATTTTCTTCAGAAAAGCTCTTCAAGCCTGAAATCTCAAACATTGTTTTCGCTTACATAAAACTGAAAAATACCTGGGGCATGTCAACGGCATATTTGATTTCATCAAAAGTAATCCAAAGAGGTTCGAAAGGAAGAACCATTCCTCGCTTCTTGTTTTGATTGGCTTCAGTAATGCTACCCACTCTTGCAGACAGTGTTCTTGATGATACACTTCTTCGACTTTCATTCCTTGGGTCTGCATTGTTAACCAAGAAATCATGTTATAGATCGAAATATGCAAGCTACTAGGGAGACTTAATCTTGGGAACTTTTCGACTCACCAGAAGAGTTCTTCCCTCTTGATGATAGCTCAACAGAATCTCCAGCTTTATCAGTAAGTTTCTCAGCCAAGGCCTCTTTGGATAGTACTGCTTGAGGCTTCCCAAATGCTGCAAAATAGTTGTTCGGGTCATTAGTTATAATGCTCATATGGAAATACCAAAAAACATATGTGCACAGATACTTACGATTGAGAAACTTCAAGGCCAAAGTATAGAAGAAATTGAATAGAAAAATATATCCGACTGTAGCTCCTACTCCAATCCAGTACCAATATGGTTGTATGAAAACCCCGCGAGACTTCAAGACCATAACTCCTAACGATTCTGTTGAATTAGGAGGAACCTAGAACACaaatatatccatatgtatcaGCTAATGctttcaaaataaaatcctgAAACACTAATGTTTCCACTTACATGGCTCCAACTGTCTCCGAGAAATTCATTGACAGCTATGGCGTTTTGGCCATACATCATCGGTGAGGCCCAATAACCCCATATCCACCACTTCTTCACGTTGTCTGATTCAAAAGACATATTTAAAACCATCAGCCAAAAGAAATGtgattatttttcttattacttAGATTATATTGTTTCCATGCATAGTTCACCTCGAGACAAGacaaagccacccaaaactaGTACTGCAAGCAACGCGAAAGACCCGAATGTGTTTGCAACAATGATATTCCTCCCTAATGCCCCCATAAATCGGAATAGTCCTGATGCCATCTGGTTAAGCAATAGGAGTAAAAGATATTGTCTAAAAAACCTGCCATTTGAGAGACGTCATCAGATTCTGAAACCACATGTGAATTATAAATAGGATTTGTAGTGTGTATGATGTTTTCTTTCTCACCTTTCGATGTTTGGATCAAAACCAATTACATAGTACGTCATGACCACCCAAACGGCAACTTCTACGAAGCTGATAGGGATCTTAAGGATCCATGTCGGTAAAGAGTATGCCCAAGCAGGATAGAAGAGAAGGTCCCTTTGCTTGAAAAATACAGGAAGTTTCATGATAGTCATGGCAAGCTCTGAGAACCCATTAAACATAACTACGATCACTGTAAAGAACATATCACCCATGAAAATACCCCCATCGTCAACTGTATTCTTATGCATCTCAGTCCGGAGAAATAGGGTCATTGATATAAAAGCCAATATAATGAGCTGAAACCAAAAACCACAAGAAATCAATATGCCTAGTACTCATTGAGCTTCGCTGAACAAATCTTCTTTTCAAATAGTGTTAGCACTTTTTTCGAACTATTTTCCAACAAATTATAGAAATCCACAGTATGATTCCAATTTACATTAAACACCACTTACCTGAGTCATCTTGAAAATGTAGACGAACGAATTCCTCTTCATAAGCAAAAATTCTCTATCAATGCAAGCTTTAAGCAATTCCTTCTTGCTAACACCATACGTCTGAGTTGTTAAGGCTGCAGGGTGACCCTTGGACTTGTCAAATGGAGTAGAAAGCTCATCACCAAGTTTTCGACCAATATGAAATGACTGAAATGCTTCAGCAAATTCCTTGGAAGATATAAAATTATATGGCTCTTCTTTATCCGCCCAGTACTGCTCCTGATCTTTCCTTGATGTTACCTATAATACAGCAGgcgagggaaaaaaaaaaaaaaaaaaaaaaaaaaacataaggttAGGAAAAAGGACCTCTCTGAAGAACGAGAAAGTGGTAACACAACAATAGGAGTGCAAATTCTTACTTCTTGTAAGAAGTCAGCTACTCCTTTCCTCTCTGGACATTTGAATCCCATGTGCTCAAAGAACTCGATCACATTTTCGCGGGGGCCTTGGTACACGACTTGCCCATCAGACAGCACAATTATGTCATCAAATAGGTCGTAGGTTTCTGGTGCCGGTTGGAGAAGAGAGATAACAGCAGTTCCACTGAGGATGTGAATGGATTCTCTGAGTGATTTCACTATCTGAAATGTTGTTGAACTGTCTAAACCAGTTGATATCTCATCCATAAAAAGTGCTCTTGCCGGTCCAACCAGCATCTCCCCTGCAGTTATGGATCAGAATTTTCAATAACCAATAGGCAAGGAAAGTATGTCCAACATTAGTTACGGCAGTATGGTAATCAACGGTTTACCTGTTGTGACTCGCTTCTTTTGTCCGCCAGAAATACCTCGTACCATTTCGTCCCCCACCATGATGTCTGCGCAAACCTCAAGTCCCAAAACCTGCAAAGTTTGTGTTAGCATCTGAAAGAAAAATGGTCCCAAAATCTGATACATTTATCTAATTTGAGCTTAAACTTAGAAGGAAAACGAATCCACCTTGAGTATATAATCTGTAACTACACTGGTCTCCTGTCCTTCCAGCGATGCTGCCTGCAAAAGTTGAAAAGCATTTCAAGATATTGAAACGGATTTTTTCAACAACACTTTTGCATTATCTGAAATATGTTATAAACAGAAAGTTCTGTGGATATTAAGTTTACCTTCATGTAGATATCTAGATCAGGATCTGGCATGATATTtgcttccttttctctccttgATAATTCTGCCAACATTTCTGAAAATTTGACAAATGAAAAATTCGTTTCAGATTCATGAGAATACTTCAGTTTAAACCACAAATGTCAAATGTTTTGGGGTTTCAACTTGCCATAACGTGGTCCGACCCCTTGACATCTTGCCGAAAAAGCCAATGTTTCTCTCACTGTCATTTCCCCTATGTGGAGATCATGCTGACTAATATAAGCCGAGGTCCTCTCTGGCACAAACTCTTCCATCCCATGT encodes the following:
- the LOC137717562 gene encoding pleiotropic drug resistance protein 1-like isoform X4; this translates as MDNGSGDIIRVSSARLSSSNIWRNSTMDVFSKSSHDEDDEEALKWAAIEKLPTYLRIRRGILTEEEGKGREIDIKNLGLLERKNVLERLVKTAEEDNEKFLLKLKDRINRVGLDMPTIEVRYEHLNVEAEAYVGGRALPTIFNFVANILEGCLNFVHILPSRKHPLPILANVSGIIKPRRMTLLLGPPGSGKTTLLLALAGKLAKDLKFSGRVAYNGHGMEEFVPERTSAYISQHDLHIGEMTVRETLAFSARCQGVGPRYEMLAELSRREKEANIMPDPDLDIYMKAASLEGQETSVVTDYILKVLGLEVCADIMVGDEMVRGISGGQKKRVTTGEMLVGPARALFMDEISTGLDSSTTFQIVKSLRESIHILSGTAVISLLQPAPETYDLFDDIIVLSDGQVVYQGPRENVIEFFEHMGFKCPERKGVADFLQEVTSRKDQEQYWADKEEPYNFISSKEFAEAFQSFHIGRKLGDELSTPFDKSKGHPAALTTQTYGVSKKELLKACIDREFLLMKRNSFVYIFKMTQLIILAFISMTLFLRTEMHKNTVDDGGIFMGDMFFTVIVVMFNGFSELAMTIMKLPVFFKQRDLLFYPAWAYSLPTWILKIPISFVEVAVWVVMTYYVIGFDPNIERFFRQYLLLLLLNQMASGLFRFMGALGRNIIVANTFGSFALLAVLVLGGFVLSRDNVKKWWIWGYWASPMMYGQNAIAVNEFLGDSWSHVPPNSTESLGVMVLKSRGVFIQPYWYWIGVGATVGYIFLFNFFYTLALKFLNPFGKPQAVLSKEALAEKLTDKAGDSVELSSRGKNSSGESVSSRTLSARVGSITEANQNKKRGMVLPFEPLWITFDEIKYAVDMPQEMKKQGVTEDRLPLLKGVTGAFRPGVLTALMGISGAGKTTLMDVLAGRKTGGFIEGNITISGYPKKQETFARISGYCEQTDIHSPHVTVYESLVYSASLRLPPEVDSTTRKMFIEEVMDLVELTSIREALVGLPGVNGLSTEQRKRLTIAVELVANPSIIFMDEPTSGLDARAAAIVMRTVRNTVDTGRTVVCTIHQPSIDIFDSFDELFLLKRGGEEIYVGPLGRHSAHLIKYFEDIDGVPKIKDGYNPATWMLEITAAAQEAVLGVNFTDIYRNSELYRRNKAMIKELSTPPAGSKDLYFPTQYSQSFFSQCMACLWKQHLSYWRNPPYSAVRLLFTIFIALMFGTIFWDLGSKRRNQQDLFNAMGSIYAAVLFIGYQNSSSVQPVVAIERTVFYRERAAGMYSALPYAFGQVVIELPYIFVQTIIYGVIVYTMIGFEWTVSKFLWYIFFMYFTFLYFTFYGMMTVAVTPNHNIGAIVASAFYAIWNLFSGFIVPRTRMPIWWRWYYWICPVSYTLYGLITSQFGDIKDKFDSGESVEHFVRNYFGYRRDLLGVIAAVHVGICVLFGFTFAFSIKAFNFQKR